The genomic stretch CGGCTCCGCGTCCGCCGGGGTCGTGCGCGGCGGGAGCAGGTCCAGGACGGCCTGGCGCTGGGCGCCCGTCGTGGCGTCGTCGTAGGGGTCCGGGGTGGCCGGGACCTGGAGGCGCAGGACAGGGCCGGTGCCCAGGCGGGCGTAGCCGCGGCCGGGGGGCAGCTGGCTGATCGGGGTGGTGTGCGGGGGCGCGCCGAGGACCGCCGTGAGCTGCTCCGCGGTCGCGGGGCCGAGGACGGCACGCGCGCGTGTGTGCGGGCGCACGGACTCGCTCAGGGCGTCCGCGGCGTCGAACTGGTCGGCCACGACGACCGTGACGTTCGCCGCGCGGCCGTGGCGCAGGGGCACCTGGAGCAGGGACTGCGGGTCCTTGTGGCCCTCGGTGGCGGCGAGGTGGGCGAAGGCCGTCGGGCGGTCCAGCAGGATCCACAGCGGGCGCTTGGTGTCGTCCGGCGGCGGGTGACCGGCCTGCCGGGCGCGGTTGACGGCGATGAGCCGGCGCTCCGTCTCGTGCGCCGCCCACTCCAGGCTGGCCAGCGCCCCGGCCAGCGCGCACTCCACGGCGAGGACACCGTCGCGGCCGGTCAGGCAGGCGTACTCGCCGGTGCCGCCGCCCTCGACGATGACGACATCGCCGTACTGGAGCGCCTGGAGGGCGACCGAGCGGAGCAGGGTGGAGGTGCCGCTGCCGGGCTGGCCCATGACCAGCAGATGCGGCTCGGTGGAGCGGATGCCGGTGCGCCAGACGACCGGCGGCATGTCGCGCTGCTCCTCGCCGTGGGTGAGGGGGAGCGTGCGCTGGACCTCGCC from Streptomyces davaonensis JCM 4913 encodes the following:
- a CDS encoding P-loop NTPase family protein yields the protein MARRPLPRILSTGSAQIARSRELARTAADSATDVLHPLITISRGLRRLASAGRRKWADTPKDKRGPLLFLVASVVLVVALVPYGPLLAVITLMAAAAWQGRDRTEPAPEGPDESQTERLKSLYEALVPYFSTAEDPAPLYSHGGEWESAFPAYEFDASGRVTSLTIRYPAYFTDGEPEARARIEHLLTAKSGRGREYRFAWDEEGNQLSVSVLPPLPTDIAAQRFVTAPGETVLGFTDPGEVQRTLPLTHGEEQRDMPPVVWRTGIRSTEPHLLVMGQPGSGTSTLLRSVALQALQYGDVVIVEGGGTGEYACLTGRDGVLAVECALAGALASLEWAAHETERRLIAVNRARQAGHPPPDDTKRPLWILLDRPTAFAHLAATEGHKDPQSLLQVPLRHGRAANVTVVVADQFDAADALSESVRPHTRARAVLGPATAEQLTAVLGAPPHTTPISQLPPGRGYARLGTGPVLRLQVPATPDPYDDATTGAQRQAVLDLLPPRTTPADAEPVPAEAVPTEAVPAEALAVEAVAAETSPLP